In Frankiaceae bacterium, one DNA window encodes the following:
- a CDS encoding PPOX class F420-dependent oxidoreductase, with protein MSALPDKARELLDAPNHVTLATINADGSPQTTVHWVARDGDDVLMSTVKGRRHARNLERDPRVSVLLIAPDDPYSYLEVRGTATLTEEGGRELIDALALKYRGVTPYPWDKPENVRVVIRVPPEHVVFHGA; from the coding sequence ATGAGCGCACTGCCGGACAAGGCCCGCGAGCTTCTCGACGCGCCCAACCACGTCACCCTCGCCACGATCAACGCCGACGGCTCGCCGCAGACGACCGTGCACTGGGTCGCCCGCGACGGAGACGACGTCCTCATGTCGACCGTCAAGGGCCGCAGGCACGCCCGCAACCTCGAACGCGACCCTCGCGTCTCCGTCCTGCTCATCGCGCCGGACGACCCGTACTCCTACCTGGAGGTCCGCGGCACCGCCACCCTCACCGAGGAGGGTGGCCGCGAGCTCATCGACGCGCTGGCGCTGAAGTACCGGGGCGTGACGCCGTACCCGTGGGACAAGCCGGAGAACGTCCGCGTCGTCATCCGCGTCCCACCCGAGCACGTCGTCTTCCACGGCGCCTGA